From the genome of Mycetocola spongiae, one region includes:
- a CDS encoding MFS transporter yields MSTRESDTQDLLNSPKLKSAISKASRRLMPMLVILYVVAFLDRTNVGFAQQALEIDRGIGAGAYALGAGIFFIGYAIFEIPSNLLLTRFGAKMWLARIAISWGIVSACFAFVQGETSFIILRFLLGVTEAGLFPGVIMFLAAWFPNKSRVRMFAIFYLAQPFSQMIGAPLSGWLINIGDQIPGVHGWQVMFAVEGLLAVFAGIAAFFFLVNSPQEAKFLDDDEKKALRDVMALEDSVKEETGPKGVFSAMGNGRVWYFTIIYFCLQIAVYGVTFYLPQQVAQLVGKEVGFEVGLLSAIPWFFALFACYFVGKHANTVLRRRRMGVFFYLSTAMCIFGSAWAGANAQPFLGILFITLAVCSFLAVGPITWSYPTAFLTGTAAAAGIGLINSLGNLGGFVAPILRTWVNDITNSDTGVMGVYALGVMPLLAAAMMFGTRKFKLSGDKLLEKE; encoded by the coding sequence ATGTCAACACGTGAGTCCGATACCCAGGACCTCCTCAATTCACCAAAGCTGAAATCGGCGATTTCTAAGGCGTCCCGGCGCCTCATGCCGATGCTGGTCATCCTTTATGTGGTGGCCTTCCTCGACCGCACCAATGTGGGCTTTGCCCAGCAGGCATTGGAGATCGACCGCGGAATTGGTGCCGGGGCCTATGCCCTCGGTGCCGGTATCTTCTTCATCGGTTATGCGATCTTTGAAATCCCCAGCAACCTGTTGCTGACCCGGTTTGGCGCGAAGATGTGGCTGGCCCGCATCGCCATCTCGTGGGGTATCGTCTCCGCGTGCTTCGCGTTTGTACAGGGCGAGACCTCGTTTATCATCCTGCGTTTCCTGCTGGGTGTCACCGAGGCCGGTCTGTTCCCCGGTGTCATCATGTTCCTCGCCGCGTGGTTCCCGAATAAGTCCCGCGTGCGCATGTTTGCGATCTTCTACCTCGCGCAGCCGTTCTCGCAGATGATCGGTGCACCGCTCTCGGGCTGGCTCATCAATATCGGTGACCAGATCCCGGGTGTCCACGGCTGGCAGGTTATGTTTGCCGTCGAGGGTCTGCTCGCCGTATTCGCCGGTATCGCCGCGTTCTTCTTCCTGGTTAATAGCCCCCAGGAGGCGAAGTTCCTCGATGATGACGAGAAGAAGGCCCTGCGCGATGTGATGGCGTTGGAGGATTCCGTGAAGGAGGAGACGGGCCCCAAGGGTGTGTTCTCCGCGATGGGTAATGGTCGCGTCTGGTACTTCACCATCATCTACTTCTGCCTGCAGATTGCCGTTTATGGTGTCACCTTCTACCTGCCGCAGCAGGTTGCCCAGCTCGTGGGCAAGGAGGTCGGCTTCGAGGTGGGCCTGCTCTCCGCGATCCCGTGGTTCTTCGCCCTCTTCGCCTGCTATTTCGTGGGCAAGCACGCCAATACGGTGCTGCGTCGTCGCCGGATGGGTGTCTTCTTCTACCTGTCCACCGCGATGTGCATCTTTGGTTCGGCCTGGGCCGGCGCCAATGCGCAGCCGTTCCTCGGCATCCTGTTCATCACGCTCGCCGTGTGTTCGTTCCTCGCCGTGGGCCCGATCACCTGGTCCTACCCCACCGCGTTCCTCACGGGAACCGCGGCCGCGGCGGGTATCGGTCTGATCAACTCGCTGGGTAACCTCGGTGGATTCGTGGCACCGATCCTGCGCACCTGGGTCAACGACATCACCAACTCCGATACCGGTGTTATGGGTGTCTACGCACTTGGTGTCATGCCGCTGCTGGCCGCGGCCATGATGTTCGGTACGCGGAAGTTCAAGCTCTCGGGCGATAAGCTTCTGGAAAAGGAGTAG
- a CDS encoding SDR family NAD(P)-dependent oxidoreductase produces the protein MNVFPEERSVIITGAASARGIGRATASYLAERGWAVGVIDLDDAASKAVAAELTEKFGVRAHGAGANVADEASVRAAVDELEANLPQIVALANVAGVSSPTPYLELDSAEWDRVLNINLNGVHYVTRRVAETMVKNRLGRIVNISSVSAQRGGGTFSKTPYSVAKAGVIGLTRSVARELGPFDVTVNAVSPGPIDTDIMGGTLSDERKDELVADLVVTRVGTPRDIAAAIHFLIGEDAGYISGQTLNVDGGLYMH, from the coding sequence ATGAATGTCTTTCCCGAAGAGCGCTCGGTCATCATCACCGGCGCAGCCTCCGCGCGTGGCATCGGCCGCGCCACCGCCTCCTACCTTGCCGAGCGCGGCTGGGCCGTGGGTGTCATCGACCTCGACGATGCGGCCAGCAAGGCCGTCGCGGCCGAGCTGACCGAGAAGTTTGGTGTGCGTGCCCACGGCGCGGGCGCCAACGTGGCCGATGAGGCCTCGGTGCGCGCGGCCGTGGACGAGCTCGAGGCGAACCTGCCGCAGATCGTCGCCCTCGCCAATGTTGCGGGTGTCAGCTCGCCCACCCCGTATCTGGAGCTGGACTCCGCCGAGTGGGACCGCGTGCTGAATATCAACCTCAACGGCGTGCACTATGTCACGCGTCGTGTTGCGGAGACCATGGTGAAGAACCGCCTGGGCCGCATCGTGAATATCTCCTCGGTCTCGGCACAGCGTGGTGGCGGAACCTTCTCGAAGACCCCGTATTCGGTGGCCAAGGCCGGCGTTATCGGTCTCACCCGCTCGGTGGCTCGCGAACTTGGCCCGTTTGATGTCACCGTGAACGCGGTTTCGCCCGGACCGATCGATACCGACATCATGGGCGGCACCCTGAGCGATGAGCGCAAGGACGAACTCGTCGCCGATCTCGTCGTCACTCGCGTGGGAACCCCCCGCGATATCGCAGCGGCAATCCACTTCCTCATCGGCGAAGACGCGGGATATATCTCGGGTCAGACGCTGAATGTGGATGGTGGACTCTACATGCACTAG
- a CDS encoding 3-hydroxyacyl-CoA dehydrogenase family protein, with amino-acid sequence MTNAEITSLEGRRFAVVGSGYMGGGIAQVLALGGATVALADISEEIAVKNYERLLTESDQFVADGLFPAGATELLRVNLRPAASIEEAVADAEFIEEAVPEILAIKHETLARISAAARPDAVIGSNTSTISIATLAEAVQGPERFLGVHYSNPAPFIPGVEIIGHAGTSAATIGTARGLVEAGGKHTASVADVTGFVLNRLQYALFHEAAQVVEAGIATPEDVDTLVRTTFGFRLPFFGPFAIADMAGLDVYNFCYASLQTGFPERFATPKILTDLTDAGKLGTKTGGGFLDVPAERLPELIAYRNRAYVGMQKLLDELGPAPIN; translated from the coding sequence ATGACCAACGCAGAAATTACCTCGCTCGAGGGTCGCCGGTTCGCGGTAGTCGGCTCCGGTTATATGGGTGGCGGCATCGCCCAGGTGCTGGCCCTCGGCGGTGCCACCGTGGCCCTCGCGGATATCTCCGAGGAGATCGCCGTCAAAAACTACGAGCGCCTGCTCACCGAGTCCGATCAGTTTGTGGCCGATGGCCTATTCCCCGCGGGCGCCACCGAGCTGCTGCGCGTGAACCTGCGCCCCGCCGCGAGCATCGAGGAGGCCGTGGCCGATGCCGAGTTCATCGAGGAGGCCGTGCCGGAGATCCTCGCGATTAAGCATGAGACCCTCGCCCGCATCAGCGCCGCCGCGCGCCCCGATGCCGTGATCGGTTCCAATACCTCCACCATCTCGATCGCGACCCTCGCCGAGGCCGTGCAGGGTCCCGAGCGTTTCCTCGGTGTGCACTATTCCAACCCCGCACCCTTCATCCCGGGTGTGGAGATCATCGGTCACGCGGGTACCTCCGCGGCCACGATCGGCACCGCCCGCGGTCTGGTGGAGGCCGGCGGGAAGCACACGGCCTCCGTGGCCGATGTCACCGGTTTTGTGCTGAACCGCCTGCAGTATGCGCTGTTCCACGAGGCGGCCCAGGTTGTGGAGGCCGGAATCGCGACCCCCGAGGACGTGGACACGCTGGTGCGCACCACGTTTGGTTTCCGCCTGCCGTTCTTTGGCCCGTTTGCGATCGCCGATATGGCCGGACTGGATGTGTATAACTTCTGCTACGCCTCGCTGCAGACCGGTTTCCCGGAGCGCTTTGCCACCCCGAAGATCCTCACCGATCTGACCGATGCCGGAAAGCTTGGCACCAAGACCGGCGGCGGTTTCCTCGACGTCCCGGCCGAGCGCCTCCCCGAACTCATCGCCTACCGCAACCGCGCCTATGTCGGTATGCAGAAGCTGCTGGATGAGCTCGGCCCGGCCCCCATTAACTAA
- a CDS encoding ribose-5-phosphate isomerase — protein sequence MTTETSPAWRIVIGNDEAGVEYKNALRTLLEADPRVASVTDIGVPEGDNRAYPHVAVDAARLVAAGEADRALLICGTGLGVAIAANKVPGIRAVTAHDAYSVERAVLSNNAQVLTMGQRVIGLELAKKLVTEWLSHRFDESSASAEKVRAICSYEPESAAN from the coding sequence ATGACGACCGAAACTTCCCCCGCCTGGCGCATCGTCATCGGAAACGATGAGGCCGGCGTGGAGTATAAAAACGCCCTGCGCACCCTGCTGGAGGCCGATCCCCGCGTGGCCTCGGTCACCGATATCGGTGTTCCCGAGGGCGATAATCGCGCCTATCCGCACGTGGCCGTGGACGCCGCCCGGCTCGTCGCGGCGGGCGAGGCCGATCGTGCACTGCTGATCTGCGGCACCGGCCTCGGCGTCGCAATCGCGGCCAATAAGGTCCCCGGAATCCGCGCCGTCACGGCGCACGATGCATACTCGGTGGAGCGCGCGGTCCTGAGCAATAACGCCCAGGTCCTCACGATGGGCCAGCGGGTCATCGGGCTGGAACTGGCCAAGAAGCTTGTCACCGAGTGGCTCAGCCACCGCTTCGATGAGTCCTCCGCCTCGGCGGAAAAGGTGCGGGCAATCTGCTCGTACGAACCCGAATCCGCAGCGAACTGA
- a CDS encoding dihydroxyacetone kinase family protein has translation MTRLFDNPATFAEDALDGFVAAHREHVARVDGGVVRATEMNPGQVAVVIGGGSGHYPAFSGLVGPGLAAGSACGNMFASPAAGQIYRVARAAENGGGVLLSYGNYAGDVLHFGQAQDRLRSEGVDVRTVLVTDDIASAPVEQITKRRGIAGDLTVFKIAGAAAEAGHDLDGVEALALRANDRTRTLGVAFAGCTLPGADAPLFTVPEGKMSLGLGIHGEPGIRDLPLPSATELATLLVESLLAERPEGADNRVVVLVNGLGTVKYDELFLLFGRIEAQLVEAGLEVLAPECGELVTSLDMAGVSLTLFWVDDELAELWTAPADTPAFRRGNLAPRARRTVIDRAENTRAAETASAASALLAGSAVEAVEIIRATIELHEEDLGRLDAIAGDGDHGIGMRRGVEAAAAASRANPGAGVREVLRAAGEAWAEKAGGTSGALWGAAVVATGESLANREDYAAADAGAAVTAFAEAITTLGKADPGDKTMVDALLPYRNAFLAALETGATPAEAALAAAEAAEAAAEATSLLVPLRGRARPLAEKSMGHPDPGAVSFARIARALATHWSAH, from the coding sequence ATGACGCGACTCTTTGATAACCCCGCCACCTTCGCCGAGGACGCCCTCGACGGTTTTGTGGCCGCCCATCGCGAGCACGTGGCCCGCGTGGACGGCGGAGTGGTCCGCGCCACCGAGATGAACCCCGGCCAGGTTGCCGTGGTCATCGGCGGCGGCTCGGGCCACTACCCCGCGTTCTCGGGCCTCGTGGGCCCCGGGCTGGCCGCGGGTTCGGCCTGCGGCAATATGTTTGCCTCGCCCGCCGCCGGCCAGATCTACCGGGTGGCGCGCGCCGCCGAAAACGGTGGCGGGGTGCTGCTGAGCTATGGCAATTATGCGGGCGATGTCCTGCACTTTGGCCAGGCCCAGGACCGCCTGCGCTCCGAGGGAGTGGACGTGCGCACGGTTCTTGTGACCGATGACATCGCAAGCGCGCCGGTCGAGCAGATTACCAAGCGTCGCGGCATCGCCGGGGACCTCACGGTCTTTAAGATCGCCGGGGCCGCCGCCGAGGCGGGCCATGATCTGGACGGGGTGGAGGCGCTCGCGCTGCGCGCGAATGACCGCACCCGCACCCTCGGTGTGGCTTTCGCCGGGTGCACCCTGCCCGGTGCCGATGCCCCCCTCTTTACCGTCCCCGAGGGCAAAATGTCCCTCGGACTGGGCATCCACGGAGAGCCCGGAATCCGCGATCTGCCGCTGCCCAGCGCCACCGAGCTGGCCACCCTGCTGGTCGAGAGCCTCCTGGCCGAGCGCCCCGAGGGCGCCGATAACCGCGTGGTGGTCCTGGTCAACGGCCTGGGTACCGTGAAATACGATGAGCTTTTCCTGCTCTTTGGCCGGATCGAGGCGCAGCTGGTCGAGGCTGGCCTCGAGGTGCTCGCCCCCGAGTGCGGCGAACTGGTCACGAGCCTGGACATGGCGGGCGTGAGCCTCACCCTGTTCTGGGTGGACGATGAGCTCGCCGAGCTGTGGACGGCCCCCGCCGATACCCCCGCATTCCGTCGCGGAAACCTGGCGCCCCGCGCCCGGCGCACCGTGATCGACCGCGCCGAGAACACCCGGGCCGCCGAGACCGCGAGTGCCGCATCCGCGCTGCTCGCGGGCAGCGCGGTGGAGGCCGTGGAGATTATCCGGGCCACGATTGAACTGCACGAGGAGGACCTCGGCCGCCTCGATGCGATCGCCGGAGACGGCGATCACGGCATCGGAATGCGCCGCGGGGTGGAGGCCGCGGCCGCCGCGTCCCGTGCCAATCCCGGGGCCGGCGTGCGCGAGGTCCTGCGCGCCGCGGGTGAGGCCTGGGCCGAGAAGGCCGGCGGGACCTCGGGTGCGCTATGGGGAGCCGCGGTGGTCGCCACGGGCGAGTCCCTGGCCAACCGCGAGGACTATGCCGCGGCCGATGCCGGTGCGGCCGTGACCGCCTTTGCCGAGGCCATCACGACCCTGGGCAAGGCCGATCCGGGCGATAAGACCATGGTGGATGCCCTCCTGCCGTATCGCAATGCGTTCCTGGCCGCGCTGGAGACGGGGGCCACCCCCGCCGAGGCTGCGCTGGCCGCCGCCGAGGCCGCCGAGGCCGCTGCCGAGGCCACCTCCCTGCTGGTGCCGTTGCGCGGACGCGCCCGGCCCCTCGCCGAGAAGAGCATGGGCCACCCCGATCCCGGTGCGGTTTCCTTCGCCCGGATCGCCCGGGCCCTCGCGACCCACTGGTCAGCACACTAG
- a CDS encoding sugar phosphate isomerase/epimerase family protein has protein sequence MRYTAENWPIAAALLQFPGTNAAGQHINDADPSAWEKVFTEVRDAGFSNVDLTDSWVRPGDLSPERLEAFAASARNVGVGLPSLSSIRQSIIQDNGWEENLAYAHRTIDAAAALGCEVVSMGLHQALTEEQKRQFWFWTVQGHTDPVGDAEVWGNAVSRFQELGRHAAEVGLLLSLEMYEDTYVGTGDSTVALITDIGLDNVGVNPDIGNLVRLHRPIEDWREIAAKVLPYSNYWHVKNYSRDENTAAGTFTAMPAPMESGLINYRELFALAIEVGFQGVICTEHYGGDGLSVSASNQDYLRNRILPKTEDYTLGTSLVAQGRYAPVSR, from the coding sequence GTGCGTTACACCGCAGAAAACTGGCCGATTGCCGCTGCGCTGCTGCAGTTTCCCGGCACCAATGCCGCCGGACAGCACATCAACGACGCCGATCCCAGCGCCTGGGAGAAGGTCTTTACCGAGGTGCGCGACGCCGGTTTTAGCAACGTAGACCTCACCGATAGCTGGGTTCGCCCCGGCGATCTGTCCCCCGAGCGCCTGGAGGCCTTCGCCGCCTCCGCCCGCAACGTGGGCGTGGGCCTGCCCTCGCTGTCCTCCATCCGCCAGAGCATCATCCAGGACAACGGCTGGGAGGAGAACCTCGCCTATGCGCACCGCACGATCGATGCCGCCGCCGCCCTCGGCTGCGAGGTTGTCTCGATGGGCCTGCACCAGGCCCTGACCGAGGAGCAGAAGCGCCAGTTCTGGTTCTGGACCGTGCAGGGTCATACCGACCCCGTGGGCGACGCCGAGGTCTGGGGCAACGCCGTCTCGCGCTTCCAGGAGCTCGGACGCCACGCCGCCGAGGTGGGCCTGCTGCTCTCGCTCGAAATGTACGAGGACACCTATGTCGGCACCGGGGACTCCACCGTGGCCCTGATCACCGATATCGGCCTCGATAACGTCGGCGTGAACCCGGATATCGGAAACCTCGTGCGCCTGCACCGTCCCATTGAGGACTGGCGGGAGATTGCCGCGAAGGTCCTCCCGTATTCCAATTATTGGCACGTGAAGAACTACAGCCGCGATGAGAACACCGCGGCCGGCACCTTCACCGCGATGCCCGCGCCGATGGAGAGCGGCCTGATTAACTATCGCGAGCTCTTTGCGCTGGCCATCGAGGTGGGTTTCCAGGGCGTCATCTGCACCGAGCACTACGGCGGAGACGGACTGAGCGTCTCGGCCTCGAACCAGGACTACCTGCGTAACCGCATCCTGCCCAAGACCGAGGACTACACGCTCGGAACCAGCCTCGTGGCCCAGGGCCGTTACGCCCCGGTCTCCCGCTAA
- a CDS encoding P-loop NTPase family protein yields MLSAQDPVTWNPARIAVAGVSGVGKTTLARSMAAALDIPHTELDSLFHGPNWEPLPGFEGSVAKLIAGPRWITEWQYSSARDPIVARADTLVWLDFPSRITMWRVIRRTVLRRVRREELWNGNIEPSLGTIWSDPEHIIRWAWGTRKNYRVLVPESAQRHPGLRVVRLRTPREARRWVAALPRS; encoded by the coding sequence GTGCTTTCCGCCCAAGACCCCGTGACCTGGAATCCCGCCCGCATCGCCGTGGCGGGGGTGAGCGGTGTGGGGAAAACCACCCTGGCGCGCTCGATGGCCGCCGCCCTGGATATTCCCCATACGGAGCTCGATAGCCTGTTTCACGGCCCGAACTGGGAGCCTCTTCCCGGTTTTGAGGGTTCGGTGGCCAAGCTGATCGCCGGTCCGCGCTGGATCACGGAGTGGCAGTATTCCTCGGCCCGCGATCCGATTGTGGCCCGCGCCGATACCCTCGTCTGGCTGGACTTTCCGTCGCGCATCACGATGTGGCGCGTGATCCGGCGCACGGTGCTGCGCCGTGTCCGCCGCGAGGAGCTGTGGAACGGCAATATCGAGCCGTCGCTGGGGACCATCTGGAGCGATCCCGAGCATATTATTCGTTGGGCCTGGGGCACGCGGAAAAACTATCGTGTCCTGGTGCCGGAGAGTGCGCAGCGTCATCCGGGGCTGCGCGTGGTGCGCCTGCGCACACCGCGCGAGGCCCGGCGCTGGGTGGCCGCGCTGCCTCGTTCCTAG
- a CDS encoding GntR family transcriptional regulator — translation MNKSGGTGRALGRRVLADTVHEEILAALLDGRYEPGASLSIDGLAREFDVSPTPVREALARLESTGMVQRFALRGYRVASLLQEEEFVDLMEARLAIEPVNSRLMATRRTEESLAALRAAVHDQATAQRGPSFAEFRDYYEADERFHQLIAQNSGNQFLLTAHNSLGGLVQRFRLFSGVGVTDADTAVPEHEAILAAIERGSAEDAEAAMAAHICLVRDRSISELRAH, via the coding sequence ATGAATAAGAGTGGTGGCACTGGGCGCGCACTCGGAAGACGCGTTCTCGCCGATACCGTTCACGAGGAAATCCTCGCCGCCCTCCTAGACGGCCGATATGAGCCCGGCGCGTCCCTGAGCATTGACGGCCTGGCCCGCGAATTTGATGTATCGCCCACCCCGGTGCGCGAGGCACTCGCCCGGCTCGAAAGCACCGGTATGGTGCAGCGCTTTGCCCTGCGCGGCTATCGCGTGGCCTCGCTCCTGCAGGAGGAGGAGTTTGTGGACCTGATGGAGGCGCGGCTCGCGATTGAGCCCGTGAACTCGCGCCTGATGGCCACCCGGCGCACCGAGGAGAGCCTGGCCGCCCTGCGGGCAGCGGTGCACGATCAGGCCACCGCGCAGCGCGGGCCCTCCTTTGCCGAGTTCCGCGATTATTATGAGGCCGATGAGCGCTTCCATCAGCTGATCGCGCAGAACTCCGGCAATCAGTTTTTGCTCACCGCGCATAATTCGCTGGGTGGTCTGGTGCAGCGTTTCCGCCTGTTCAGCGGTGTGGGTGTGACCGATGCCGATACCGCGGTGCCCGAGCATGAGGCCATTCTGGCCGCGATCGAGCGCGGTAGCGCGGAGGATGCCGAGGCCGCGATGGCCGCGCATATCTGCCTGGTGCGCGATCGTTCGATCTCGGAGCTGCGCGCGCATTAG
- a CDS encoding GntR family transcriptional regulator — MLQIDPQDPTPPFEQIRAAIVAAAAEGIMPAGTRLPTVRGLAAELGLAAGTVAKAYRQLETDGVIETHGRSGSVIAARADSARQQIELAAREFAQRVGRVGMDREEALALVAAALGGGGTR, encoded by the coding sequence ATGTTGCAGATCGATCCGCAGGACCCCACCCCGCCCTTCGAGCAGATCCGCGCGGCCATCGTGGCCGCGGCCGCCGAGGGCATAATGCCCGCGGGTACCCGGCTTCCCACCGTGCGCGGGCTCGCGGCCGAGCTGGGCCTCGCCGCCGGCACCGTGGCCAAGGCCTATCGGCAGCTGGAGACCGACGGCGTGATCGAAACCCACGGCCGCTCCGGCTCCGTGATCGCCGCCCGCGCCGATTCGGCCCGGCAGCAGATTGAACTGGCCGCGCGGGAATTTGCGCAGCGGGTGGGCCGGGTCGGAATGGATCGCGAGGAGGCCCTGGCACTCGTCGCGGCGGCCCTGGGCGGCGGGGGCACCCGCTAG
- a CDS encoding LysR family transcriptional regulator, giving the protein MDTRLLEIFLEVVKTGSFSAAARSLNYSQPSISGHIQALERELGVRLFTRVGQTRRLTEAGVALVGESAQVFGAVRGMRDRLRGAAGLGADRTLRVAAFPSARASLLPRAIGLLRAADPSLRVDVLDVEPPSAPEVLARGECDLALSFTYEPVEPSISIATTRLFTDHQVLLVPSDHPAAGRSSVSLRDVAEENWIAGCPVCRHAFENLCREQGFIPQVVCSTDDVLAVRELVASGVGVAVRPDLLGSLAGDSRTTSVPLYPRVERVVSASIPRENAADPALILLLDCLAGAARELGALPDL; this is encoded by the coding sequence ATGGATACCCGACTCCTCGAAATCTTTTTAGAGGTCGTGAAGACCGGCAGTTTTTCCGCGGCCGCGCGCTCCCTGAACTATTCCCAACCCTCGATCAGCGGCCATATTCAGGCGCTTGAACGCGAGCTGGGGGTGCGCCTCTTCACCCGGGTGGGCCAGACCCGCCGCCTGACCGAGGCCGGCGTGGCCCTGGTGGGGGAGAGCGCCCAGGTTTTTGGTGCGGTGCGTGGCATGCGCGACCGGCTGCGCGGGGCCGCGGGGCTTGGCGCCGATCGCACCCTGCGGGTCGCGGCCTTCCCCAGCGCCCGGGCCTCGCTATTGCCGCGCGCGATTGGCCTGCTGCGCGCGGCCGATCCCTCGCTGCGCGTGGACGTGCTCGACGTGGAGCCCCCGAGTGCGCCCGAGGTGCTTGCCCGCGGGGAATGCGATCTGGCCCTGTCCTTCACCTATGAACCGGTGGAGCCCTCGATCTCGATCGCCACCACCCGCCTCTTCACCGATCATCAGGTATTGCTGGTGCCCTCCGATCATCCGGCGGCCGGGCGCTCGAGCGTGTCCCTGCGCGATGTGGCGGAGGAAAACTGGATCGCCGGCTGTCCCGTGTGCCGACATGCCTTCGAAAACCTCTGCCGGGAGCAGGGTTTTATCCCGCAGGTGGTGTGTTCAACGGATGATGTGCTTGCCGTGCGGGAGCTTGTCGCCTCGGGGGTGGGTGTGGCCGTGCGTCCCGATCTCCTGGGCTCGCTCGCGGGGGATTCCCGCACCACGAGCGTGCCGCTCTATCCGCGGGTGGAGCGCGTGGTTTCCGCGAGCATTCCCCGCGAGAACGCGGCCGATCCGGCCCTGATCCTGCTGCTCGACTGCCTCGCGGGTGCCGCGCGCGAGCTGGGGGCGCTCCCCGATCTCTAG
- a CDS encoding helix-turn-helix domain-containing protein, translated as MTQETDLDALIRQRIRGLRVARGLSLDALAARCFLSPSTLSRIETGNRRIALDQLVPIARALGSTLDQLIEAPDDEDVVIRPRRDRRRGSTTWLLSRDRGTGGPTVAKMLFTPVRRSGPPELGVHPGRDWFTVLSGTVRLHLGERTILVQAGESAEFSTMVPHAIEAQDGPTEIITILDHDGERAHLQHDAAHES; from the coding sequence ATGACGCAAGAAACGGATCTGGACGCCCTCATTCGGCAGCGCATCCGCGGCCTGCGCGTGGCCCGCGGCCTCTCGCTGGACGCCCTCGCCGCCCGCTGCTTCCTGAGCCCGTCCACGCTTAGCCGCATCGAAACCGGAAACCGGCGCATCGCGCTGGACCAACTGGTGCCGATCGCGCGCGCCCTCGGGAGCACCCTCGATCAGCTGATCGAGGCACCCGATGACGAGGACGTGGTCATCCGGCCGCGCCGCGATCGCCGCCGCGGCTCCACCACCTGGCTCCTGTCCCGGGATCGCGGCACAGGCGGCCCCACCGTGGCCAAGATGCTTTTTACCCCCGTGCGCCGCTCGGGGCCGCCCGAACTCGGCGTGCACCCCGGCCGCGATTGGTTCACAGTGCTCTCGGGAACCGTGCGCCTGCACCTCGGCGAGCGAACCATCCTTGTGCAGGCGGGGGAGTCCGCCGAGTTCTCCACGATGGTCCCGCATGCGATCGAGGCCCAGGACGGCCCCACCGAGATCATCACCATCCTGGATCACGACGGTGAGCGCGCGCACCTTCAGCACGACGCCGCCCACGAGTCTTGA
- a CDS encoding class I SAM-dependent methyltransferase, with product MTHHHSSHGLATLLDRDARVLSEFLTEVTTWFREVTGAQPRPRIADIGAGTGSGTVALARAFPGSRVTAIDRTPDMLTRVRDRARDTDVAAAVDTLLADVNAGWPLAEPIDAAWASASLHEMTDPGRVLSEIRAGLRPGGVLAVIEMNEPPRFLPRELGLGEPGFEDRLRLAAARARRGPNAHPDWTDLLAEAGLDQVATRVFNITVPGGPENPAVAELAELYFAQIAGGARPGLSAEDAAVLDLLLAPEGPHALSNRTDLEFRGPRTAWVVRRPVA from the coding sequence ATGACACATCACCACTCCTCCCACGGCCTCGCCACCCTGCTTGACCGTGACGCCCGCGTGCTCAGCGAATTCCTGACCGAGGTCACCACCTGGTTCCGGGAGGTAACCGGGGCGCAACCACGCCCCCGGATCGCCGATATCGGCGCCGGAACCGGCTCCGGCACGGTGGCCCTCGCACGGGCATTCCCCGGATCCCGGGTCACCGCAATCGACCGCACACCGGATATGCTCACCCGCGTGCGGGACCGCGCCCGGGACACCGACGTGGCCGCGGCCGTGGACACGCTCCTCGCCGATGTGAACGCGGGCTGGCCCCTGGCCGAACCGATCGACGCGGCCTGGGCCTCGGCATCACTCCACGAGATGACCGATCCGGGACGGGTGCTCTCCGAAATCCGCGCCGGGCTCCGGCCCGGGGGCGTACTCGCGGTGATCGAGATGAACGAACCGCCGCGATTCCTCCCCCGGGAGCTGGGGCTGGGCGAGCCGGGATTCGAGGACAGGCTCCGCCTCGCCGCCGCGCGGGCGCGACGCGGGCCAAACGCCCACCCTGACTGGACCGACCTCCTGGCCGAGGCCGGGCTGGATCAAGTGGCCACCCGGGTCTTTAACATCACCGTCCCGGGCGGCCCGGAAAACCCGGCGGTCGCGGAACTCGCGGAGCTCTATTTTGCGCAGATCGCGGGCGGAGCCCGACCCGGACTATCCGCGGAGGACGCCGCGGTGCTGGATCTCCTCCTCGCGCCCGAGGGACCACACGCCCTCTCCAACCGCACGGATCTCGAGTTTCGCGGGCCCCGCACGGCCTGGGTGGTGCGGCGACCCGTCGCCTGA